Proteins from a genomic interval of Sporanaerobacter acetigenes DSM 13106:
- a CDS encoding PocR ligand-binding domain-containing protein codes for MSNKYADIQSILDIEKWQLIQDKLAMVTNMAIITVDYKGIPVTQHSRCSEFCEKIRSESKTNAICQKCDARGGIEAVRLNQNYIYRCHCNIIDAAIPIIIDDKYFGCVMVGQVLLKENNEDEYIEKIYKDSIEVLSDQNEMLYLYSKLPRLTLTRIKEILDLIDNIIKYIVEECIVKFKLFKDNQDMKQRLEEILDKDVVHNNISLDNGETKERVYDPTNRTNDILKPAIEYINENFDKKIILDDMANMCFITPGYFSKIFYKETGEKFSDYLTRLKIEKAKELLKTTNKTIQEIAIEVGFNDAGYFTRRFKSYEGIAPGHYRKISKSQSIKYEIIKEVQNNTTI; via the coding sequence TTGAGTAATAAATATGCTGATATCCAATCTATTTTAGATATTGAAAAATGGCAGTTAATTCAAGATAAACTTGCGATGGTTACCAATATGGCTATTATCACTGTTGATTACAAGGGAATTCCAGTGACGCAACATAGCAGATGCAGTGAGTTTTGCGAAAAAATAAGATCAGAATCTAAGACGAATGCTATATGTCAAAAATGTGATGCTAGGGGAGGAATTGAAGCGGTGAGACTTAATCAAAATTATATATATAGATGCCACTGCAATATAATAGATGCAGCAATACCCATCATTATTGATGACAAATATTTTGGTTGTGTGATGGTAGGACAAGTTTTACTGAAAGAAAACAATGAAGATGAATATATAGAAAAAATATATAAGGATTCCATTGAGGTTTTATCCGATCAAAATGAGATGCTATATCTTTATAGCAAACTTCCTCGTTTAACATTAACTCGCATTAAAGAAATATTAGATTTAATAGATAATATTATTAAATATATTGTTGAAGAATGTATAGTGAAATTTAAACTTTTTAAGGATAATCAAGATATGAAACAAAGACTTGAAGAAATTTTGGACAAAGATGTTGTTCATAATAATATTAGTTTAGATAATGGGGAAACAAAGGAAAGGGTATATGATCCTACAAACAGAACAAATGATATTTTAAAGCCTGCTATTGAATATATTAATGAAAATTTCGATAAAAAAATCATATTGGATGATATGGCCAATATGTGCTTTATTACTCCAGGATATTTTAGCAAAATTTTTTATAAGGAAACTGGAGAAAAGTTTTCGGATTATTTAACAAGATTAAAAATCGAAAAAGCAAAAGAATTATTAAAAACCACAAATAAAACTATACAAGAAATTGCTATAGAAGTTGGATTTAACGATGCGGGATATTTTACTAGACGTTTTAAATCATATGAAGGAATCGCACCAGGGCATTACAGAAAAATTTCGAAAAGTCAATCAATTAAGTATGAAATAATTAAAGAAGTGCAAAATAATACAACCATATAA
- a CDS encoding glycerol dehydrogenase: protein MRKAYICPTKYVQGEDEILNLGYFVKTFGKRALLIGHLDDIARVKDKLDTTKERFNIEFIESGFSGECSRQEVARIKNIAKENQCDCTIGIGGGKAIDTAKCVAEGENIIIVPTIAATDAPTSHSAVLYTTDGAFDDYAYFKQSPSVVLVDTKVIANAPTRFLISGMGDALSTYFEARATSLSYSNVNAGLPCGTREGLCEGAKGTNAAFAFAKLCYETLLENGEKAIQASEANVVTQALENIVEANILLSGIGFESGGLAGAHAIHDGLTILEGTHKYFHGEKVAFGTIAQLVLENASTEELYEVLDFCMRIGLPVCLEDIGVNAISEEELMAVAKKACILEESIHSMPFPVTVEQVAAAITTADKIGKKYKEAYNS, encoded by the coding sequence ATGAGAAAAGCATATATTTGTCCAACAAAATACGTACAAGGTGAAGATGAAATTTTGAATTTAGGGTATTTCGTTAAAACTTTTGGGAAAAGAGCTCTTTTAATAGGGCATCTTGACGACATTGCCAGAGTAAAAGATAAATTAGATACAACTAAAGAGAGATTTAATATTGAATTTATAGAAAGTGGTTTCTCTGGAGAATGTTCTCGTCAGGAAGTTGCAAGAATCAAGAATATAGCAAAAGAAAATCAATGTGATTGTACTATTGGGATAGGAGGAGGAAAGGCTATTGATACTGCAAAATGTGTAGCAGAAGGAGAAAATATAATCATTGTTCCAACTATCGCTGCTACTGATGCACCTACAAGCCATTCAGCAGTGTTGTATACAACTGATGGAGCGTTTGATGACTATGCATATTTCAAACAAAGTCCTAGTGTTGTTTTGGTTGATACTAAAGTAATAGCAAATGCTCCTACTCGTTTTTTAATTTCAGGAATGGGTGATGCACTTTCTACTTATTTTGAAGCTAGAGCTACATCTCTATCCTATTCCAATGTAAATGCAGGATTGCCTTGTGGCACTAGGGAAGGTTTGTGTGAAGGAGCGAAGGGAACAAATGCAGCCTTTGCTTTTGCAAAACTATGCTATGAAACATTGCTAGAAAATGGGGAAAAAGCTATACAAGCTAGTGAAGCTAATGTGGTTACTCAAGCTTTAGAAAATATTGTAGAAGCAAATATTTTATTATCTGGAATTGGGTTTGAAAGTGGTGGATTAGCAGGAGCACATGCAATTCATGATGGATTGACTATATTGGAAGGAACCCATAAATATTTCCATGGTGAAAAAGTAGCATTTGGGACTATTGCTCAACTTGTACTTGAAAATGCATCAACTGAAGAATTATATGAAGTTCTAGATTTTTGTATGCGCATAGGGCTTCCAGTTTGTTTAGAAGACATAGGGGTTAATGCTATATCAGAAGAAGAATTGATGGCAGTAGCTAAAAAAGCTTGTATACTTGAAGAATCCATTCATTCAATGCCATTTCCAGTTACAGTTGAACAAGTAGCTGCCGCAATAACAACAGCAGATAAAATTGGCAAGAAGTATAAGGAGGCATATAATTCATAA
- the dhaK gene encoding dihydroxyacetone kinase subunit DhaK — protein MKKIINKSENVVEEMLEGMVKAHPQYLKRVEDSNVLVRQNSPVKGKVALVSGGGSGHEPAHSGFVGLGMLDGAVAGEVFTSPTPEQILKGIKAVDGGAGVLLIIKNYSGDVMNFEMASELAQMEGIQVEQVIVNDDVAVEDSTYTVGRRGIAGTILVHKITGAAAEKGFDLDDVKRVAEKTIKNVRTMGMSLIPCIVPAVGKPSFEIGEDEMEIGLGIHGEPGIRKEKIKTADQIAAILLNNILDDMKLEKDDEVAVMVNGLGGTPLMELYIVNNEVNKLLSEKGIKIYKTIVGDYMTSLEMAGASISLLKLDDELKELLDSKADTPAFRQL, from the coding sequence GTGAAAAAAATAATTAATAAAAGTGAAAATGTAGTGGAAGAGATGCTTGAGGGGATGGTGAAAGCTCATCCACAATATTTAAAAAGAGTAGAGGATAGCAATGTTTTGGTTAGACAAAATTCACCAGTAAAAGGGAAAGTAGCTTTAGTAAGCGGAGGCGGTAGTGGTCATGAACCAGCCCATAGTGGTTTTGTGGGATTGGGTATGTTAGATGGAGCAGTAGCAGGAGAGGTATTTACATCTCCTACACCTGAACAGATACTTAAAGGTATAAAAGCGGTAGATGGTGGGGCTGGAGTATTGTTAATAATAAAGAATTATTCTGGAGATGTTATGAATTTTGAAATGGCTTCAGAATTGGCACAGATGGAGGGAATACAAGTTGAACAGGTTATAGTCAACGATGATGTAGCAGTTGAGGATTCTACTTATACTGTAGGAAGAAGGGGAATAGCTGGTACTATTTTAGTTCATAAGATAACGGGAGCAGCGGCTGAAAAGGGTTTTGATTTAGATGATGTCAAAAGAGTGGCAGAAAAAACAATAAAAAATGTTAGAACTATGGGTATGTCCTTGATTCCTTGTATTGTACCAGCAGTAGGTAAGCCAAGTTTTGAAATAGGTGAAGATGAAATGGAAATTGGTTTGGGTATACATGGAGAACCAGGAATTCGTAAAGAAAAGATTAAGACTGCAGATCAGATTGCTGCCATATTGTTAAATAATATATTGGATGATATGAAATTAGAAAAAGATGATGAAGTAGCAGTGATGGTTAATGGGTTGGGTGGTACCCCATTGATGGAATTGTATATAGTCAATAATGAAGTTAATAAGCTTTTGAGTGAAAAAGGCATAAAAATTTACAAAACTATAGTGGGAGATTATATGACATCTTTAGAGATGGCAGGGGCTTCGATTTCATTGCTTAAATTAGATGATGAATTAAAAGAATTGCTAGATAGTAAAGCGGATACTCCTGCTTTTAGACAATTATAA
- the dhaL gene encoding dihydroxyacetone kinase subunit DhaL — protein MSSTDLLIVILENMGKNIIENKDYLTELDRVIGDADHGINMSKGFSAVNDKLGEMKGKDWGYILKNTAMTLISTVGGASGPLYGTAFLRAATVVDGKMDIDHEDVVNMFEQAIEGIKARGKSDRGDKTMLDALIPAFDALKAAYQNGLESKKAFQMAEDAALEGLEYTKTIIAKKGRASYLGERSIGHQDPGATSTYIAIRSIKETLEEN, from the coding sequence ATGTCGAGTACAGATTTGTTGATTGTGATATTAGAGAATATGGGGAAAAATATAATAGAGAATAAGGATTATTTGACAGAGCTTGATAGAGTTATAGGAGATGCAGACCATGGTATAAATATGAGCAAAGGTTTTAGTGCAGTAAATGATAAATTAGGAGAGATGAAGGGAAAGGATTGGGGTTATATTCTTAAGAATACGGCTATGACTTTGATATCTACAGTAGGAGGTGCATCAGGACCTTTGTATGGGACTGCTTTTTTAAGGGCAGCTACTGTTGTAGATGGAAAAATGGATATAGACCATGAGGATGTTGTAAATATGTTTGAACAGGCAATAGAGGGTATAAAAGCAAGAGGTAAATCAGATAGAGGCGATAAAACTATGTTAGATGCTCTTATTCCTGCTTTTGATGCTCTTAAGGCTGCATACCAGAATGGTCTGGAAAGTAAAAAGGCTTTTCAAATGGCAGAAGATGCTGCGTTAGAAGGCTTAGAATATACTAAGACTATCATTGCAAAAAAAGGAAGAGCTAGCTATTTAGGAGAAAGAAGTATTGGACATCAGGATCCTGGTGCTACTTCTACTTATATTGCGATTAGGTCGATAAAAGAGACATTAGAAGAAAATTAG
- the dhaM gene encoding dihydroxyacetone kinase phosphoryl donor subunit DhaM, translating to MIGLVIVSHSKKISEGIVDLCYEMAGKDVKIISAGGTSDGRIGTDPILIKEAIEEAYDGDGVVILADIGSSIMSSELAIEMLEEDIKGKTCVLDTPIVEGSIAVAVQAYISNNIEEIKKAAEEARNTQKIS from the coding sequence ATGATTGGATTGGTCATTGTATCTCATAGCAAAAAGATTTCAGAAGGCATTGTTGATTTATGCTACGAGATGGCAGGAAAGGATGTAAAGATAATATCAGCAGGGGGTACTTCTGATGGAAGGATAGGTACAGATCCTATTTTAATAAAGGAAGCCATAGAGGAGGCCTATGATGGAGATGGAGTTGTAATACTTGCTGATATAGGAAGTTCAATTATGAGCTCAGAATTAGCTATTGAGATGTTAGAAGAAGATATAAAGGGGAAAACTTGTGTTTTAGATACTCCTATTGTGGAGGGTAGCATAGCAGTAGCAGTGCAGGCTTATATATCAAACAATATAGAAGAAATAAAAAAAGCAGCAGAAGAAGCTAGAAATACTCAAAAAATCTCATAG
- a CDS encoding alpha/beta hydrolase family protein — protein MDNKKKNFRILAISLVLCLISMIGASAVQTSGGRVEIKDLRWETPSGHLMSALLFIPENATKDTPAPAIITSHGWYNNREMQDLNYVEYSRRGYVVMSIDMYGHGNSDAVTPEEWENRGTGMYDAVELMSSLPYVDKTRIGVTGHSNGARAANWSIKDDNLKEKDEQLISAVLLIGNDAMYTNDPGEPLYWAFRTDEQEYDNVYGNRDVGIIAAQYDEFFFRSKTENGGYTVPRDYLKTEYAQSFLNFGVDPKVEGETRTSETIYKQEVDGETSSRVIYNPAQIHPWNHFSAKCASYGIEFFEDAFGAPNPISSSSQIWQFKVLFNLIGLIGFIMFIVSFTKAMLYTRAFESLRASEEVTIAPAPAAEGKAWFWGGLIVSTIISGFTYIKLFNATMSSIPSFFPQEPVYFIGIWSAVMGVVTLLIMLLSYKLYGKKQGVDLHENGVAISSKNLLKTIGLSLIVVVVSFALVFIADYFFKTDFRIWVIAIKAFTPDKIAITLRYLPLFLIFYIANSMSVNSFNYVSIGKKEWMNTAVLALFNGLSAIVIVAMQYITFFKTGDVFFKSISTIAEIWLFPIVVILPLAAVVSRKIYRATNNPYLAGIINAIVVTLMTCTNTLTQL, from the coding sequence ATGGATAATAAGAAAAAGAATTTTAGAATTCTCGCAATTTCTTTAGTGCTATGCTTAATAAGTATGATTGGTGCCTCTGCAGTACAAACATCAGGTGGTAGAGTTGAAATTAAGGATTTACGTTGGGAAACTCCATCTGGGCATCTTATGAGTGCATTGCTTTTTATTCCTGAAAATGCTACAAAGGATACACCAGCTCCTGCGATTATTACTAGTCATGGTTGGTACAACAATCGTGAAATGCAGGATTTAAATTATGTTGAGTATTCACGTCGTGGCTATGTTGTTATGTCAATTGATATGTATGGGCATGGAAATTCTGATGCTGTAACTCCAGAAGAGTGGGAAAATCGTGGTACTGGTATGTATGATGCAGTAGAACTTATGTCTAGTCTTCCTTATGTAGATAAAACACGTATAGGTGTTACTGGGCATTCGAATGGAGCTAGAGCTGCTAACTGGTCTATTAAAGACGACAATCTTAAGGAGAAAGATGAGCAGCTAATTTCTGCTGTTTTGCTTATTGGTAATGATGCAATGTATACAAATGATCCAGGCGAGCCATTGTACTGGGCTTTCAGGACGGATGAACAAGAATATGACAATGTATATGGCAACCGTGATGTTGGTATTATTGCAGCTCAATATGATGAATTTTTCTTCCGTAGCAAGACAGAAAATGGTGGGTATACAGTTCCTCGAGACTATCTTAAAACTGAGTATGCACAATCTTTTTTAAATTTTGGTGTAGATCCAAAAGTTGAAGGTGAAACTCGTACAAGTGAAACTATTTATAAACAAGAAGTTGATGGTGAAACATCTAGTCGTGTTATTTATAATCCTGCACAAATTCACCCTTGGAATCATTTTTCTGCAAAATGTGCTTCATATGGTATAGAATTTTTCGAAGATGCTTTTGGTGCACCAAATCCAATTTCATCGTCTAGCCAAATTTGGCAATTTAAAGTTCTATTTAACCTTATTGGACTAATCGGATTTATAATGTTCATTGTAAGTTTCACTAAAGCGATGTTATATACAAGAGCTTTTGAATCTCTAAGAGCTTCTGAAGAAGTAACAATTGCACCAGCTCCTGCGGCTGAAGGTAAGGCTTGGTTCTGGGGAGGTTTAATCGTAAGTACAATAATTTCTGGTTTTACTTATATAAAACTTTTCAATGCAACTATGAGCAGTATTCCTTCGTTTTTCCCACAAGAGCCTGTATATTTCATAGGCATTTGGAGTGCAGTTATGGGAGTTGTTACCTTACTTATCATGCTATTGTCATATAAGTTATATGGCAAAAAACAAGGAGTAGATCTTCATGAAAATGGTGTTGCTATAAGTTCTAAAAATTTACTTAAGACTATTGGATTGTCTTTAATTGTAGTTGTTGTATCTTTTGCGCTTGTGTTTATTGCAGATTACTTCTTTAAGACAGATTTCCGTATATGGGTAATTGCTATTAAAGCCTTTACACCAGATAAAATTGCTATCACTTTAAGATATTTACCATTGTTCCTTATATTCTATATTGCAAATTCTATGTCTGTTAACAGTTTCAACTATGTTTCTATAGGCAAAAAGGAATGGATGAATACTGCCGTATTAGCTTTATTTAATGGATTAAGTGCTATTGTCATTGTGGCTATGCAGTATATTACATTCTTTAAAACGGGAGATGTATTCTTTAAAAGTATTTCAACTATAGCGGAGATTTGGTTGTTCCCTATTGTTGTTATTTTACCACTTGCAGCTGTTGTTTCTCGAAAAATTTATCGAGCAACAAACAATCCTTATCTTGCAGGCATAATTAATGCTATTGTTGTAACTTTGATGACATGTACTAATACTCTTACTCAACTATAG
- the glpK gene encoding glycerol kinase GlpK: MEKKYIMALDQGTTSSRTILFNKNAEIVQVAQKEFKQIYPKPGWVEHDPMEIWGSQMGVAREVLETAGVRPQEVAAIGITNQRETTVVWDKNTGKPIYNAIVWQCRRTAPICDELKKRGLEEYIKDNTGLVIDAYFSGTKIKWILDNVEGAREKAENGELLFGNIDTWLLWNLTRGKVHVTDYSNASRTMLFNIKNLCWDEKILKELDIPISMLPEARPSSEVYGVTDEKTFGGAEIPIAGIAGDQQAALFGQACYGEGMAKNTYGTGCFMLMNTGEVAVPSKNGLLTTIAWGLDGKVNYALEGSIFIAGALIQWLRDELRLISDSADSEYFASKVEDTNGVYIVPAFVGLGAPYWDMYARGTIVGLTRGANRNHIIRAALEAIAYQTKDVLQAMEEDSGIALKALKVDGGAVANNFLMQFQSDILGVPVHRPKVIETTALGAAYLAGLAVGFWKDTEEISTKWNVDRIFNPEMNEEHREKIYAGWEMAIERSKKWEVEEQ, translated from the coding sequence GTGGAAAAGAAGTATATAATGGCACTAGATCAAGGCACTACAAGTTCAAGGACTATACTGTTTAACAAAAATGCAGAAATAGTTCAAGTAGCTCAAAAAGAGTTCAAACAAATATACCCAAAACCAGGTTGGGTAGAACACGATCCAATGGAAATATGGGGTAGCCAAATGGGAGTGGCAAGAGAAGTATTAGAAACTGCCGGGGTTAGACCTCAAGAAGTAGCTGCTATAGGCATTACAAACCAAAGAGAAACTACTGTAGTATGGGATAAAAACACAGGGAAACCTATATACAATGCCATAGTTTGGCAATGTAGAAGAACGGCTCCAATATGTGATGAATTGAAAAAAAGAGGATTAGAAGAATATATAAAAGATAATACAGGACTAGTAATAGATGCATATTTTTCAGGTACCAAAATCAAATGGATACTTGACAATGTAGAAGGGGCTAGGGAAAAAGCAGAAAATGGGGAGCTCCTCTTTGGAAATATTGACACTTGGCTACTTTGGAATTTGACCAGAGGCAAAGTTCATGTAACTGATTATTCAAATGCATCAAGGACTATGCTATTTAATATAAAGAATTTATGCTGGGATGAAAAAATATTAAAAGAATTAGATATTCCTATTTCGATGTTGCCAGAAGCAAGGCCATCCAGTGAAGTATATGGCGTAACAGACGAAAAAACTTTTGGCGGAGCTGAAATTCCTATAGCAGGAATAGCAGGAGATCAGCAAGCAGCACTATTTGGTCAGGCTTGCTATGGAGAAGGAATGGCTAAAAACACCTATGGTACAGGTTGCTTCATGCTCATGAATACAGGTGAAGTAGCAGTGCCATCAAAAAATGGATTACTTACAACAATTGCTTGGGGTCTTGACGGGAAAGTCAACTATGCACTAGAAGGTAGTATATTTATAGCAGGAGCACTTATTCAATGGTTAAGAGATGAATTAAGACTTATATCAGATTCAGCAGATAGTGAATATTTTGCTTCAAAGGTTGAGGATACAAACGGAGTATATATAGTGCCAGCATTTGTAGGTCTTGGAGCTCCATATTGGGATATGTATGCAAGGGGGACTATTGTAGGGCTTACTAGAGGGGCAAATAGGAATCATATCATAAGGGCTGCTCTTGAAGCTATAGCCTATCAAACCAAAGATGTATTACAGGCAATGGAAGAAGATTCAGGAATAGCCCTAAAAGCATTAAAAGTAGATGGTGGTGCTGTGGCAAATAATTTCCTAATGCAATTCCAGTCAGATATATTAGGAGTACCTGTTCACAGACCAAAAGTTATAGAAACTACAGCACTAGGAGCAGCATATTTAGCAGGATTAGCAGTAGGTTTCTGGAAAGACACAGAAGAAATATCTACAAAATGGAATGTAGACAGAATATTTAATCCAGAAATGAATGAGGAGCATAGAGAAAAGATATATGCAGGATGGGAAATGGCAATTGAAAGATCAAAAAAATGGGAAGTAGAAGAACAATAA
- a CDS encoding RrF2 family transcriptional regulator gives MKITQEADYGLRVVAYLSKLGPGAKLSANIISEKQNIPLRFLLKLLQKLRDANIVESFMGVKGGYALKKAPSEITLKDVIEAIEGPIYLNRCLEHPEECNNEGPEKCPVHKTLEEIQENFKNDLDSVSFQDIIDRCKE, from the coding sequence ATGAAAATAACTCAAGAAGCTGATTATGGACTGAGAGTAGTAGCTTACCTATCAAAATTGGGACCAGGAGCAAAATTGAGTGCTAATATAATATCTGAAAAACAAAATATACCGTTAAGGTTTCTTTTAAAACTTCTTCAAAAATTGAGAGATGCAAATATAGTAGAATCATTCATGGGAGTTAAAGGTGGCTATGCTCTAAAAAAAGCACCTAGTGAAATAACTTTAAAAGATGTTATAGAAGCCATAGAAGGACCTATTTACTTAAATCGATGTCTTGAACATCCAGAAGAATGTAACAACGAAGGCCCAGAAAAATGTCCTGTACATAAAACTTTGGAAGAAATTCAAGAGAATTTTAAAAATGATTTAGATTCAGTATCATTTCAAGATATCATAGACAGATGCAAAGAATAG
- a CDS encoding energy-coupling factor ABC transporter permease encodes MKNKKYLLSFMFLLLVLAPSISNAMHIMEGFLPVKWAIFWTIVTLPFLIVGINRVNKVFKEDTNRKVLLGLAGGFVFVLSALKIPSVTGSCSHPTGVGLGAILFGPTTMTVVGIIVLLFQALLLAHGGLTTLGANTFSMAVVGPLVSYGLFKFLKKRNVKTSVSVFIASALGDLATYVITSIQLSLAFPDKVSGFLGSMGKFLSIFAVTQIPLAIVEGILTSIIYNLLLEYNEEGVLGNEIIK; translated from the coding sequence ATGAAAAACAAGAAGTATTTATTATCCTTTATGTTTTTACTTCTAGTTTTAGCTCCTTCTATATCTAATGCTATGCATATAATGGAAGGGTTTTTGCCTGTGAAGTGGGCAATTTTTTGGACGATTGTTACGTTACCATTTTTGATTGTTGGTATAAACAGAGTCAACAAAGTATTTAAGGAAGATACAAATAGAAAGGTGCTTTTAGGGTTGGCAGGAGGATTTGTATTTGTATTGTCAGCACTTAAAATTCCTTCTGTAACAGGCAGTTGTTCTCACCCTACTGGTGTGGGATTAGGAGCAATTTTGTTTGGACCTACTACCATGACTGTTGTTGGAATCATAGTATTACTTTTTCAAGCATTGTTACTTGCTCATGGTGGGCTAACTACTTTGGGAGCGAATACTTTTTCTATGGCGGTGGTAGGACCACTAGTATCTTATGGATTGTTTAAATTTTTAAAAAAGAGAAATGTAAAAACTTCGGTATCTGTATTTATAGCGTCAGCACTGGGGGATCTAGCCACATATGTCATCACTTCCATTCAGCTTTCTTTGGCTTTTCCAGATAAAGTTTCAGGCTTCTTAGGTTCCATGGGAAAATTTTTGAGTATATTTGCTGTGACACAAATACCTTTAGCAATAGTAGAAGGCATCTTAACAAGCATAATTTACAATTTATTGCTTGAATACAATGAGGAAGGGGTGCTTGGAAATGAAATCATCAAATAA
- a CDS encoding energy-coupling factor ABC transporter substrate-binding protein, with amino-acid sequence MKSSNKKNIWLFILAIVIIIVPLIFMGSSEFGGADDAAEDIIGEIDPDYEPWFDSLWEPPSGEIESLLFSVQVAIGAGAIGYILGNMKGKKKVASNR; translated from the coding sequence ATGAAATCATCAAATAAAAAAAATATATGGTTATTTATATTGGCAATTGTAATAATTATAGTACCTCTAATATTTATGGGTAGTTCTGAATTTGGTGGCGCTGACGATGCAGCTGAAGATATAATAGGTGAAATAGATCCAGATTATGAACCATGGTTTGACAGCCTTTGGGAACCACCAAGTGGAGAAATTGAAAGTTTGTTGTTTTCGGTACAAGTAGCTATTGGTGCTGGAGCTATTGGATATATTTTAGGAAATATGAAGGGAAAGAAAAAAGTTGCTTCTAATAGATAA
- the cbiQ gene encoding cobalt ECF transporter T component CbiQ, with protein sequence MLLIDKYAYTNRLRNFNPMAKFLFAIGALFIAIGLNNLYVNLIIFLIMFIFTTVIAKIPIKNYLKFYYAPLVFLLVSIITIVINKSTNREVFLCSIKIGQNYFGINENSLSESIFIVFRVLSCISSMFFLSLTTSINQLIKVFKKLKFPPVMVELIVLIYRFIFIFLEESKEIYNAQEMKYGYVGMKNSYRSISLLVKCLFIRIFEKYRDMIISLDSKLYNGEFKVG encoded by the coding sequence TTGCTTCTAATAGATAAATATGCTTATACAAATAGATTAAGAAATTTTAATCCTATGGCAAAATTTTTATTTGCCATAGGAGCTCTTTTTATAGCAATAGGTTTAAATAATTTGTATGTTAATTTAATCATATTCTTGATAATGTTTATATTTACTACAGTGATAGCCAAGATTCCAATTAAAAATTATTTAAAGTTTTATTATGCACCATTGGTATTTTTACTAGTCAGCATAATCACCATAGTTATAAATAAGTCAACAAATAGAGAGGTCTTTTTATGTTCCATAAAGATTGGGCAAAATTATTTTGGTATAAATGAGAATAGTTTAAGTGAATCAATTTTTATAGTATTTAGGGTACTTTCTTGTATTTCTTCTATGTTTTTTTTGTCACTGACAACGTCAATAAATCAACTGATAAAGGTATTTAAAAAATTGAAATTTCCTCCTGTAATGGTGGAACTCATTGTTCTAATTTATAGATTTATATTCATATTTCTGGAAGAAAGCAAAGAAATATACAATGCACAAGAGATGAAATATGGGTATGTAGGAATGAAAAATTCTTATAGATCTATTTCTCTTCTTGTCAAATGCTTATTTATAAGGATTTTTGAAAAATATAGGGACATGATTATTTCATTAGATAGCAAATTGTATAATGGTGAGTTTAAAGTAGGGTGA
- a CDS encoding energy-coupling factor ABC transporter ATP-binding protein, which translates to MIETKNLTYFYEDGTMALEDVSIDLNRGRKVGIIGSNGSGKSTLFLNMIGILKPKKGKVLYKGKSIEYNKKYLREYRSEVNIVFQDPDKQIFYSNVYDDVAFALRNMGYEEEEILRRVDRVLKRVGAYDFKEKPVHFLSYGQKKRIAIAGVLVMDGSTILFDEPTSGLDPVMTREVINIIEDISKEKNIAISSHDMNLIYELCDYIYILNNGKVIAEGLVEDVFVQKEILQKAGLDEPWLVKLHKKLGIPLFKNEEKFFEYWSEKYGK; encoded by the coding sequence ATGATTGAGACCAAGAATTTAACTTATTTTTATGAAGATGGTACAATGGCATTAGAAGATGTAAGTATAGATTTAAACAGGGGTAGAAAAGTTGGCATAATTGGCTCTAATGGGTCTGGAAAGTCTACACTTTTTCTAAATATGATTGGAATTTTGAAGCCTAAAAAAGGAAAAGTATTATATAAAGGGAAAAGTATAGAATACAATAAAAAATATTTAAGAGAATATAGAAGTGAAGTGAATATAGTATTTCAAGATCCAGATAAACAGATATTTTATTCTAATGTATATGATGATGTGGCTTTTGCCTTAAGAAATATGGGATATGAGGAAGAAGAAATATTGAGAAGAGTGGACAGGGTTTTAAAAAGGGTAGGAGCTTATGATTTTAAAGAAAAACCTGTCCATTTTTTAAGTTATGGACAAAAAAAGAGAATTGCTATTGCTGGTGTATTGGTTATGGATGGAAGTACAATATTGTTTGATGAACCTACAAGTGGACTAGATCCAGTTATGACTAGAGAAGTCATAAATATTATAGAGGATATAAGTAAGGAAAAAAACATAGCTATTTCTAGTCATGACATGAATTTGATATATGAGCTTTGTGATTATATATATATATTAAATAATGGAAAAGTCATAGCTGAAGGTTTAGTTGAAGATGTGTTTGTTCAGAAAGAAATTTTACAAAAAGCTGGGCTGGATGAGCCATGGCTTGTAAAACTTCACAAGAAATTAGGAATTCCCCTTTTTAAAAATGAAGAAAAATTTTTTGAATATTGGTCTGAAAAGTATGGAAAATAA